From a region of the Cucumis sativus cultivar 9930 chromosome 6, Cucumber_9930_V3, whole genome shotgun sequence genome:
- the LOC101211515 gene encoding copper transporter 5.1: MMHMTFYWSREVTLLINSWRTTSWFSYSLSLLACFIVSIFYQYLENYRIRLKLLQCPKPSPSEIEAPLLRSKVAGKFQAVRFAGALFFGVNSAIGYLLMLAIMSFNGGVFIAIVFGLAIGYLVFRSDDEDVIVSAENPCACA; the protein is encoded by the coding sequence ATGATGCACATGACCTTTTACTGGAGCAGGGAGGTGACTCTCCTCATCAATTCATGGCGGACAACTTCATGGTTTAGCTATTCCCTCTCTTTGCTTGCTTGTTTCATCGTCTCCATTTTCTACCAGTATTTGGAGAATTATCGAATCCGTTTGAAGCTTCTTCAGTGTCCGAAGCCGTCGCCGTCGGAGATCGAGGCCCCTCTCCTTCGATCTAAAGTGGCTGGGAAGTTTCAGGCTGTGAGATTTGCTGGAGCTCTGTTTTTCGGAGTCAACTCGGCGATTGGCTACCTTCTTATGCTCGCGATCATGTCCTTCAATGGCGGGGTTTTCATTGCAATTGTCTTTGGGCTCGCGATAGGTTATTTGGTGTTTAGGAGCGACGATGAGGACGTTATTGTTAGTGCGGAAAATCCTTGTGCATGTGCTTAG